From the genome of Solibacillus sp. FSL W7-1436:
AATTTTCAGTGATTTTCGTACAAAAAATGTAGAAGATGCTATTAATAATTTTTTGGAAATATGGGGTGACGGAATCGAAGTAATTGATATTAAATTGAATAGTCATCTTGATGATGATAATAAAGAATGTCATACGGCCTTGATAATGTACCGTGAATTATAAAAATCATAAAAAATAACCACCTGCATTGTGCAGGTGGTTTTGTCTTTTAAGAAACGATTGAGCGAAGCGAAATGAGTTTCTTCTTTTACTTGATACATACGTAACTATTTCCGCAAGAAATTGTTACGTATGTGATGTCTTTAAGTCTTGTGGCTCTAAGGCTCAAAAAAAAAACAACTTGCGTTTCCTTGTATAGTGTTTTATGATTTTAATTGACTAGATCAAAATCAAACTATGAAGGGAGCAAGTTGCTTTTATGTGTCTTTATTTGTTGTTAAATTAAAAAACATTAAAGCGATTGTACACTGAATATGACCAAAAAACAAGAGGTTAAAATTACTAAGAATGAATTGAAATCTACTGAACTTGGAAAGTATATTTTAGAAAGATATACACCTAAAAGAGATTTAGTTCGAAAACTGGCTGAATATGCGAAAGGTGTTTTTACCCCAAAAACATTGGAGAGAGTGAA
Proteins encoded in this window:
- a CDS encoding sporulation protein Cse60 → MLRVKIFSDFRTKNVEDAINNFLEIWGDGIEVIDIKLNSHLDDDNKECHTALIMYREL